The following proteins are co-located in the Echinicola sp. 20G genome:
- a CDS encoding FecR family protein, with the protein MKKQFEHIEDFLEDSSFRSWVFSKGAMRSLFWETWLKDHADKADMLYEAKEILLALEEEEEDWSESGQMDLLAVINSQIDTPENNESTTRISEEYFINRPRFIWLKVSMILLVMVVGAVIIGNSGIFLGKENLQEAEIAWTSKQALPGEKKKVRLPDGSIVIMNSASELQYQTGFGETHRDIFLSGESFFEVAKDTVLPFRVYSGDLVTEAVGTAFNVTAFPEEGVRVKLVEGKVKVELQRQNEAEKDRFFLTQGEQAYVTQEAFVKGKFDMEKALLWTEGILTFDDIPFQEVVTSLERWYGVEIAVEGASSSSNKVSGEFHKDNLENVLRSIAYSFHFDFEIQEKQVFIEFN; encoded by the coding sequence TTGAAAAAACAATTTGAACATATAGAGGATTTTTTGGAAGACAGTTCTTTTCGCAGCTGGGTGTTCAGCAAAGGAGCGATGAGGAGCTTGTTCTGGGAAACTTGGCTTAAGGACCATGCTGATAAAGCAGACATGTTATATGAAGCCAAGGAAATTTTATTGGCCTTGGAGGAAGAGGAAGAAGATTGGAGCGAGTCAGGTCAAATGGATTTATTGGCTGTCATCAATTCCCAAATAGATACCCCTGAAAATAATGAGTCTACCACAAGAATCTCTGAGGAATACTTTATCAACAGACCTCGTTTTATTTGGCTGAAAGTTTCTATGATCCTTTTGGTAATGGTAGTAGGGGCGGTGATTATCGGAAACAGTGGAATTTTCTTAGGAAAAGAAAATTTGCAAGAAGCTGAAATAGCTTGGACCAGCAAACAAGCTTTGCCAGGTGAGAAGAAAAAAGTGCGCTTACCAGATGGCTCTATCGTCATTATGAATTCAGCCAGTGAGTTACAATACCAAACTGGTTTTGGTGAGACCCACCGTGACATTTTTCTTTCTGGAGAATCATTTTTTGAAGTGGCCAAGGATACTGTTTTGCCCTTTAGGGTTTACAGTGGAGACTTGGTGACCGAAGCAGTGGGAACAGCCTTTAATGTAACAGCTTTTCCAGAAGAAGGAGTCCGCGTCAAATTGGTAGAAGGGAAAGTGAAAGTAGAACTACAGAGACAAAATGAGGCAGAAAAGGACAGGTTTTTTTTGACGCAAGGAGAGCAAGCCTATGTTACCCAAGAAGCTTTTGTCAAAGGAAAATTTGATATGGAGAAAGCGCTCTTGTGGACAGAAGGAATTTTGACCTTTGATGATATTCCTTTTCAGGAGGTAGTTACCTCTTTGGAAAGATGGTACGGAGTGGAGATCGCAGTAGAAGGAGCCTCGTCTTCTTCAAATAAGGTTTCAGGAGAGTTCCATAAGGACAACCTGGAAAATGTGCTTAGAAGCATTGCCTATTCATTTCATTTTGATTTTGAGATCCAAGAGAAACAAGTTTTTATCGAGTTTAACTAG